The nucleotide window CCGCAACCCACGTTTGGGCAGCTCAGGTTCAACGTGATGTAACTGGCGTGCGGCTGCAAGGTTTGCGTGGACAATACAAAGTCTTCGATTGCATCGTCCAAGCTCATTGCCGGGACATCGACGCCGTCGTTGGTGGGCACCACGTTGATTCCCAACGGGCATCCCGGAAGCTGTTTCGCCAGTCGTTCGGCCACGACCTGGCAACCGTCGTTGGGCAAGCCATAGTTGACGACGATGGATCGATCCTGAGGCAATCGGAAAAGCCGCGGCTTTGGGTTGCCGAGAGAAACGCGAGCGCTGATGGAACCAATTTCGCCGAAGCCGAACCCCAACGCGTCAAAGCATTCGACGGCTTCACCGCTCTTATCCCAGCCGGCGGCCAGACCGATCGGGTTGGCCAGTGGTTGGTCGGCAAAGGTTGTCACAAGTCGTGGCGAATCAAACGTCAGACGTTTGCGTAGCCATCGCCGCAGCCATGGTCGAGCTGAGGCTCGCCGAGCCCAAGTGACCGTTTGATGATGAACCCATTCTGCGTCGGCGGTAAACAAGATCGGCCGAACGACGTTGCCATAGAAAGTCATCGCGGGCACCGATGTTCATTCATAATCGGAAGGGAATTCGACGCCGGCTAGCGAGTCGCCTGTGCCGGTTCGGATGCGGATCCAGACCGTTTCGCTGCACCGTCAAGGGATTTCGGTGGCCGATGGCTGGTGCACCTTTTCCACATCACCGCCGATCAAGCGGACGATCTGCTTCATATCATCCGGCAACGGAGCGTGGAACGTCATCGCTTGTCCCGATTGTGGGTTGGTGAAGGTCAGCCGGTGTGCATGCAGGGCTTGCCGCGAAAGGTAAACCTTGGCGTCGGGGGCGTCGGCCAACTCGGCGGTCGGCCCGCCGGCCTGGTCCATGCCGCGACGAAGCGACTCGGCTCGGATTTCACTGTGCCCGGCGTAAAGCTTGTCGCACAGGATAGGGCTGCCGATGTGGGCCAGGTGGACTCGGATCTGGTGGGTGCGTCCGGTCTTGGGAAACAAGCGGACGACGCAGTACCGACCATGACGCGAGATCACTTCGTAAAACGTCGACGCGTTCTTGCTGGATTCGTGGCCTTCGCGGATCGCCTGTTTGTCACGCTGATAGGGGTGCCGGCCGATCGCCGCATCGATCCAGTCGCGGTCACGATCGATCGGCGCGGTGGTGATCGCCACATATTCCTTTTTGACGTCGCGTGATTGCCACTGATCCGCCAAGTGCAGATGAACCGCATTGGTCTTGGCGACGACGATCACACCGGACGTGTCGCGATCCAGCCGGTGAACAATTCCCGGTCGTGTCGGGCCGCCGACGTCGGATAGCGATTGGAATCGGTATGCCAGAGCACTGGTCAGTGTTCCGGTCCAATTGCCGCGTGCCGGATGAACGACCATCCCGGCTGGCTTGTTGACGACGACCAAGCCGTCATCTTCATACAAGATGTCCAGCGAGATCTTTTCCGGGATCGTTTCGTCGCTGAACTCATCCGGAACTTGAAAGCGGATTCGTTGGCCCGCTTTGACCTTGTAGCTGGGGCGGATGATCCGACCGTCGACTTCGCAGCCGTGGTCCTGGACTGCCGCGCGGATTTGAGACCGGCTGTATCCGTCGCAGATGCTGGTCAAGAACAAGTCAATCCGCTGGCCGCCCGCGGATTCCGGGACCACCAGTTCACGGATTCCCGGTCCGGCCGATGTGGCGGGCGGGGAAGGTTCAGCGTCGGACGTCAAGGCGTTTCCGATTCCTGGGCATCGGTTTCGGCATCAACGTCGGCTTCGGGTGCATCTGCCTCGGTGGCTTCTGGATCCGTGGCTTCTGCCTCGGTGGCTTCTGCTTCAGCGGGCTCGGCGTCAGTGACCTCCGCATCAGTGGCTTCTGCTTCGG belongs to Crateriforma spongiae and includes:
- a CDS encoding quinone-dependent dihydroorotate dehydrogenase — its product is MTFYGNVVRPILFTADAEWVHHQTVTWARRASARPWLRRWLRKRLTFDSPRLVTTFADQPLANPIGLAAGWDKSGEAVECFDALGFGFGEIGSISARVSLGNPKPRLFRLPQDRSIVVNYGLPNDGCQVVAERLAKQLPGCPLGINVVPTNDGVDVPAMSLDDAIEDFVLSTQTLQPHASYITLNLSCPNVGCGEDHWASAENIGLLLQRLAEIPMKRPVVLKMRPTDELARIDGLLQQCDRHPFVRGFMANLPSGKPDSLQIRRDNDPDRLASMPGAVAGPAQSETMSRWLSHVHSRMPDGRYQLIGGGGVFTGDDAYQRIRMGASVVQIYTAMIYEGPGVVARINRRLDELLRRDGFANVSEAVGTANAASTLRR
- a CDS encoding RluA family pseudouridine synthase, whose translation is MRELVVPESAGGQRIDLFLTSICDGYSRSQIRAAVQDHGCEVDGRIIRPSYKVKAGQRIRFQVPDEFSDETIPEKISLDILYEDDGLVVVNKPAGMVVHPARGNWTGTLTSALAYRFQSLSDVGGPTRPGIVHRLDRDTSGVIVVAKTNAVHLHLADQWQSRDVKKEYVAITTAPIDRDRDWIDAAIGRHPYQRDKQAIREGHESSKNASTFYEVISRHGRYCVVRLFPKTGRTHQIRVHLAHIGSPILCDKLYAGHSEIRAESLRRGMDQAGGPTAELADAPDAKVYLSRQALHAHRLTFTNPQSGQAMTFHAPLPDDMKQIVRLIGGDVEKVHQPSATEIP